Proteins found in one Alicyclobacillus cycloheptanicus genomic segment:
- the alr gene encoding alanine racemase translates to MYRGTFAIVDTSAIRENIRGIKSRLAQSTRVLQAVKANGYGHGAVQVARAAVAGGATELGVATVEEALALREAGIDTPILVLGVTTSEGAEAARRAKVAITIGNPDLDGIAAQLPVRRGNEPQGDAPRLSVHLKVDTGMSRLGARGAEEAVQLALALQARPDVSLDGVFTHLACADSADLAHAEAQIDQFRSVLRALAEVGIRPPVIHAANSAAALRRTDWQFDTVRVGIAAYGYGPAGVYDSPVPLRPALHLYSPIVRIATLQPGDTVGYGATYTAERPVRIATVPVGYGDGYFRTLSNRASVVVRGHRAPVVGNVCMDQLMIDVTEVPDTAVGDCVTLYGRYAPDAWNRRFGSVDAGVAEDASAGNSAMVDRMADPSWLAATFAAAADAPVLSLDELADLAGTISYELMCALSNRVPRIYV, encoded by the coding sequence ATGTACCGTGGAACGTTTGCAATCGTGGACACATCTGCGATTCGGGAGAACATTCGTGGCATCAAATCACGACTTGCGCAGTCCACCAGGGTGCTGCAGGCGGTCAAGGCCAACGGCTACGGGCACGGCGCGGTACAGGTGGCACGTGCCGCCGTCGCTGGCGGGGCGACCGAATTAGGCGTGGCGACGGTGGAAGAGGCGCTGGCGCTGCGCGAGGCGGGGATAGACACGCCGATTCTCGTCCTCGGAGTGACCACGTCCGAGGGGGCGGAGGCGGCGCGTCGGGCAAAGGTCGCGATCACCATCGGCAACCCGGACCTGGACGGCATTGCCGCGCAGCTGCCAGTCCGGCGAGGCAACGAACCCCAGGGCGATGCCCCTCGTCTCTCCGTGCATCTCAAGGTGGACACGGGCATGAGCCGGCTGGGTGCGCGCGGCGCAGAAGAGGCGGTGCAACTGGCCTTGGCCCTGCAGGCGCGGCCGGACGTTTCGCTGGACGGCGTGTTCACCCACCTGGCGTGCGCAGACAGCGCGGACCTGGCGCATGCCGAAGCGCAGATTGACCAGTTTCGCAGTGTGCTCCGTGCATTGGCGGAGGTTGGGATTCGCCCGCCAGTCATTCACGCGGCGAACAGTGCGGCTGCGCTTCGGCGGACGGACTGGCAGTTTGACACGGTGCGAGTCGGGATCGCGGCGTATGGGTACGGCCCGGCGGGCGTTTACGACAGCCCGGTCCCGCTGCGGCCGGCGTTGCACCTGTACAGCCCCATCGTGCGCATCGCGACGCTCCAGCCGGGGGATACGGTCGGGTACGGCGCCACCTACACGGCGGAGCGGCCGGTGCGCATCGCGACGGTGCCGGTCGGGTACGGGGATGGGTATTTTCGCACGCTGTCAAACCGCGCGAGTGTCGTCGTGCGCGGACATCGCGCACCGGTGGTCGGGAATGTGTGCATGGATCAGCTGATGATTGACGTGACGGAGGTTCCCGACACCGCGGTCGGGGACTGCGTCACGTTGTACGGCCGGTATGCCCCGGACGCATGGAACCGCCGCTTTGGGAGCGTGGACGCGGGGGTGGCGGAGGATGCGAGCGCGGGGAATTCGGCGATGGTGGACCGGATGGCGGACCCGTCGTGGCTGGCTGCCACGTTTGCGGCCGCGGCCGATGCGCCCGTGTTGTCGTTGGACGAACTGGCCGATTTGGCCGGCACCATTTCCTATGAACTGATGTGCGCCCTTTCGAACCGGGTGCCGCGCATCTATGTGTGA
- a CDS encoding DUF190 domain-containing protein encodes MTANERVPQTRVSVKIGIWNGARTVKGGQLLYQRLLTDAVTLGMGGGTVWAQVEGSQRRRVWRTVQSEIGSNELPLWMEFLEAGTALTPFLETARARVGDQGVIVCETVQVWNMPALRGEARGRQEGDRLSTMSRQAAKAGVQLQIYTLEGSKVAGKPVYQAAAEYLRAKEVMWISTSRGMAGFGAERRIHRPGWFVRREDIPIILTAVDVKERLEPHIPELISLLGDQAVVSTRAVDWVHP; translated from the coding sequence GTGACAGCAAACGAACGGGTTCCACAGACGCGAGTCAGCGTGAAAATCGGGATCTGGAACGGAGCCCGAACGGTCAAAGGCGGCCAATTGCTCTACCAGCGCCTGTTGACCGACGCGGTTACTCTGGGGATGGGCGGCGGCACCGTCTGGGCCCAAGTTGAAGGCAGCCAGCGCAGACGTGTGTGGCGAACGGTCCAGAGTGAGATTGGCTCCAACGAACTGCCCTTGTGGATGGAATTCCTCGAGGCTGGGACGGCGCTGACACCGTTTTTGGAAACCGCGCGTGCGCGGGTTGGCGACCAAGGCGTGATTGTCTGTGAAACGGTGCAGGTGTGGAACATGCCTGCACTGCGCGGGGAAGCACGGGGACGGCAGGAGGGGGACAGGTTGTCGACGATGTCACGACAGGCGGCGAAAGCAGGCGTGCAGCTGCAGATTTATACACTGGAAGGCAGCAAGGTGGCGGGCAAGCCCGTGTACCAGGCCGCGGCGGAGTACTTGCGGGCGAAAGAGGTGATGTGGATCTCGACGTCCCGCGGGATGGCTGGCTTTGGCGCTGAGCGCCGGATTCATCGCCCGGGCTGGTTTGTGCGGCGGGAGGACATTCCCATCATTCTGACGGCAGTCGACGTGAAGGAGCGCCTCGAACCGCACATCCCCGAGCTGATTTCACTGCTCGGGGACCAGGCGGTCGTATCGACGAGAGCGGTGGACTGGGTACACCCCTAG
- a CDS encoding WD40/YVTN/BNR-like repeat-containing protein has protein sequence MGVWPGAAAAVAAVAVVAGGLGITLNQHHPAAVQLQTTGAHFTGANRTGAEPASDDRAQPSNTVNPPQTTTQGGIAEQSYATSAAAAGVIDNIQREDTYLSFAANRPTVNLGLGITAVPDSGLGHQGLQWHEGNWTVEVLWYTGNQNGEQIAKNIVAYLHTHMLPAPRQKGVIIVNSTDPNAVTIAARTTIAWQEGTEVYQLTQSGNPVNALTTVVEQGNSGASQGRTAAASFHQTFHNAGRSHQVFLTPTIGFEVTNLGGGASNFMYQFAKTTDGGKTWTNVSTGHYSDVMGVSFINEQTGYLLNNSPAYAVTPDLFVTHNGGATWQEQKLPIPAAFANFYRSSSYPIFFSPTVGFIPVYGNPETGTGPNTQFLYMLITTNGGASWAPYTGGSGAGLHWTLSGQTLTVQQDTQNAQDAHTITVQGLFGNWTVSER, from the coding sequence ATGGGCGTATGGCCAGGCGCTGCGGCTGCTGTGGCCGCAGTTGCGGTGGTGGCAGGCGGATTGGGCATCACATTGAACCAGCACCATCCAGCGGCGGTCCAGCTTCAGACGACAGGGGCCCATTTCACGGGCGCCAACCGCACAGGGGCCGAACCGGCTTCTGACGACCGCGCACAACCCAGCAACACGGTGAACCCTCCGCAGACGACCACACAGGGAGGGATTGCGGAACAAAGCTATGCCACGAGTGCGGCCGCGGCGGGCGTGATCGACAACATTCAGCGCGAGGACACGTATCTCTCGTTTGCGGCGAACCGCCCGACGGTGAATTTGGGATTGGGCATTACCGCAGTGCCCGACAGCGGCCTCGGTCATCAAGGATTACAGTGGCACGAAGGCAACTGGACGGTGGAGGTGCTGTGGTACACAGGCAATCAGAACGGCGAGCAAATCGCGAAAAACATCGTCGCCTATCTCCACACGCATATGCTGCCAGCGCCGCGGCAGAAGGGTGTGATCATCGTCAACAGCACCGACCCGAATGCGGTGACCATCGCGGCGCGCACAACCATCGCCTGGCAGGAAGGAACGGAAGTCTACCAGCTCACACAAAGCGGAAACCCGGTGAATGCGCTGACCACCGTCGTCGAACAGGGCAATTCGGGCGCTTCGCAGGGGCGGACGGCTGCAGCATCGTTTCACCAAACCTTCCACAATGCGGGTCGCTCGCATCAGGTGTTCCTGACGCCAACCATCGGATTTGAAGTGACCAATCTCGGCGGCGGCGCGAGTAATTTCATGTATCAGTTTGCGAAGACCACGGACGGCGGAAAAACCTGGACCAACGTCTCCACGGGTCATTACAGTGATGTCATGGGCGTTTCGTTCATCAATGAACAGACGGGGTATCTCTTGAATAACTCGCCAGCGTATGCCGTGACACCTGATTTGTTTGTCACGCATAACGGCGGTGCGACCTGGCAAGAGCAGAAACTGCCGATTCCGGCTGCCTTTGCAAACTTCTATCGAAGCAGCAGTTACCCCATCTTCTTCTCACCGACCGTCGGGTTCATTCCGGTGTATGGCAATCCCGAAACGGGGACGGGCCCGAACACGCAGTTCCTGTATATGCTGATCACGACCAATGGCGGGGCTTCGTGGGCACCTTACACGGGGGGGTCCGGCGCCGGGCTGCATTGGACGCTGAGCGGGCAGACGCTGACGGTTCAGCAGGACACGCAGAACGCGCAGGATGCGCACACCATCACGGTACAGGGGTTGTTCGGCAACTGGACCGTTTCGGAGCGGTGA
- a CDS encoding CopG family ribbon-helix-helix protein has product MSDRKRIVVYLPTQLLEQVDVMAERGRTNRSEVIREAMRQYVTEQRKFEIRNSMQQGYMEMARINLRIASEAFPLEQEAGGTVERLVSGV; this is encoded by the coding sequence GTGTCCGATCGTAAGCGCATTGTAGTTTACCTTCCAACGCAGCTGCTGGAACAGGTTGATGTCATGGCAGAGCGGGGTCGAACCAACCGGAGTGAGGTTATTCGGGAAGCGATGCGGCAGTATGTGACGGAGCAACGGAAGTTCGAGATTCGGAATTCAATGCAGCAAGGCTACATGGAAATGGCACGTATTAACCTGCGCATCGCGTCAGAGGCGTTCCCACTGGAGCAAGAAGCGGGAGGAACCGTCGAACGTCTGGTTAGCGGGGTGTAA
- a CDS encoding type II toxin-antitoxin system PemK/MazF family toxin, which produces MNVKRGDVFFADLSPVVGSEQGGFRPVLVIQNNIGNRFSPTVIVAAITAQIQKAKLPTHVEIMAEEYGLERDSVILLEQIRTIDKQRLTDKITHLDARSMKLVDEALQISLGLVDF; this is translated from the coding sequence TTGAATGTCAAACGAGGGGATGTGTTTTTCGCCGATTTGTCGCCAGTCGTGGGGTCCGAACAGGGCGGGTTTCGGCCTGTACTCGTGATCCAGAACAACATCGGCAATCGGTTTAGTCCCACGGTCATCGTCGCCGCAATCACAGCCCAAATCCAAAAGGCAAAGCTTCCAACCCACGTGGAGATCATGGCTGAGGAGTACGGTTTGGAACGCGATTCTGTGATTCTGCTGGAACAAATCCGGACGATTGACAAACAACGTTTGACAGACAAGATTACGCACTTGGATGCGCGATCGATGAAACTCGTTGATGAGGCCCTGCAAATCAGCCTTGGACTTGTGGATTTTTAA
- the acpS gene encoding holo-ACP synthase, with product MIRGIGTDIVEISRVQAAARRHGAKLEARILSESEQRLAAALPDPRRIEFLAGRFAAKEAIGKAIGRGIGHLRMRSVSIEADAAGKPVVHWRDEDDARPFAEGRWHVSISHSDTTAFAVAIWEDG from the coding sequence ATGATTCGGGGAATCGGAACGGACATTGTGGAAATCAGCCGCGTCCAGGCTGCGGCCCGCCGCCACGGCGCGAAATTGGAAGCGCGCATCCTGTCGGAATCGGAGCAGCGGCTCGCGGCCGCTCTGCCCGACCCGCGGCGCATCGAGTTTTTGGCTGGCCGATTTGCTGCGAAAGAGGCGATTGGCAAGGCGATTGGACGCGGCATCGGACACCTGCGCATGCGCAGCGTGTCCATCGAGGCGGACGCCGCGGGCAAGCCGGTGGTTCACTGGCGAGACGAGGACGACGCGCGGCCGTTTGCCGAGGGGCGTTGGCACGTGTCCATTTCCCACTCGGATACGACAGCGTTTGCCGTCGCCATTTGGGAGGACGGGTAA
- a CDS encoding DHA2 family efflux MFS transporter permease subunit yields the protein MEQTVQHQYEITRMKAPGLQLFIIILGVFMAILDTSVVNVAIPTMEHDFNATTAQIQWVLTGYMLMIGVLVPISGWLTDKFGAKHLFLFSLAVFTLGSALCGMAWSTSSMIFFRLIQAIGGGFMMPVAQAMIFRIFPPDRRGVVMGLFGVSIMVAPAVGPTLSGYLVQYASWRLIFYINVPFGILGLVLGILFMHEFSHETKAKFDLWGFIFSTVGFFSLLYGLNNVPSDGWRSPSVDVFVAVGVICIILLVIVEFMVKDPMIQFRVFKDYMFTMSTIISAIINIALFAGIFFLPLYLQNIVGLSAMRTGLLMMPAALATAVMMPISGRLFDRFGARPLGIIGLLTITIVTIGFTRLDPNTSVGYVQWLYVLRSLGMGLTMMPIMTAGMNTLPPQLMSQGSGLSNTARQVSSSLGTAVLTTIMTQREQFHFGVMAQNVTPFTYQGQFLTQLQQALQSQGLPAAAAQSTAATDYAGLLQERAFVMGLNDAFWVATILTAIALVLVFFYASKREAAIRRGNREKKGSKVARPAMEA from the coding sequence ATGGAACAAACTGTGCAGCACCAGTATGAAATCACACGAATGAAAGCGCCCGGATTGCAGCTTTTCATCATTATCCTGGGCGTGTTTATGGCGATTTTGGATACGAGCGTGGTCAACGTCGCGATCCCGACGATGGAACACGACTTCAACGCGACTACGGCGCAAATCCAGTGGGTCTTGACTGGGTACATGCTGATGATTGGCGTACTTGTGCCCATCTCCGGGTGGCTGACAGACAAGTTTGGCGCGAAGCATCTGTTTTTGTTTTCGCTGGCGGTGTTCACGCTGGGCTCAGCGCTGTGCGGCATGGCGTGGAGTACGTCGTCGATGATTTTCTTCCGGCTGATTCAGGCCATTGGCGGCGGCTTCATGATGCCGGTCGCGCAGGCGATGATCTTCCGCATCTTCCCGCCGGATCGACGGGGCGTGGTAATGGGCTTGTTCGGCGTTTCCATCATGGTTGCGCCGGCTGTGGGTCCGACGTTGAGCGGGTACTTGGTACAATACGCGAGCTGGCGGCTCATTTTTTACATCAATGTGCCGTTTGGGATTTTAGGGCTGGTGCTCGGCATTCTGTTCATGCACGAGTTCTCGCATGAAACGAAGGCCAAGTTCGACTTGTGGGGGTTCATCTTTTCGACCGTGGGATTCTTCAGCCTGTTGTACGGGCTGAACAACGTGCCGTCGGACGGCTGGCGATCCCCGAGTGTGGATGTGTTTGTGGCGGTCGGGGTCATCTGCATTATTTTGCTGGTGATTGTAGAGTTCATGGTGAAGGATCCAATGATTCAGTTCCGGGTGTTCAAGGACTACATGTTCACCATGAGTACCATCATCAGCGCGATCATCAACATTGCGTTGTTTGCCGGGATTTTCTTCTTGCCGCTGTATTTGCAGAACATCGTCGGCCTGTCCGCGATGCGAACCGGGCTGCTGATGATGCCCGCAGCCCTTGCGACGGCCGTGATGATGCCCATCAGCGGCCGGCTGTTTGACCGGTTCGGTGCGCGGCCGCTGGGCATTATCGGATTGTTGACCATCACGATTGTCACCATCGGATTCACGCGGCTCGATCCGAACACGTCCGTCGGGTATGTTCAGTGGCTGTACGTGCTTCGCAGCCTCGGGATGGGCCTCACGATGATGCCAATCATGACGGCGGGTATGAACACCTTGCCGCCGCAATTGATGAGCCAGGGATCCGGCCTGTCGAACACCGCTCGCCAAGTGTCGTCGTCCCTCGGGACCGCCGTGTTAACGACCATCATGACGCAACGCGAACAGTTCCACTTCGGCGTCATGGCGCAGAATGTTACGCCGTTTACCTACCAGGGGCAGTTCCTGACGCAGCTGCAGCAGGCGTTACAATCGCAAGGGTTGCCGGCAGCCGCAGCACAGAGCACCGCAGCAACGGACTACGCCGGCCTGCTGCAAGAACGGGCCTTTGTGATGGGGCTCAACGACGCGTTTTGGGTCGCCACGATTCTCACCGCCATCGCACTGGTACTTGTGTTCTTCTACGCCAGTAAGCGAGAGGCTGCGATTCGCCGGGGCAATCGCGAGAAGAAGGGTTCGAAGGTGGCGCGTCCGGCGATGGAGGCGTAA
- a CDS encoding NAD(P)H-hydrate dehydratase, with protein sequence MVLVTSEQMREFDKRTISTLRVPGIVLMDHAGKALAEAALAKRPRCVVALCGKGNNGGDGWVAARWLRHQGVNQVQVVSTVDVSELTGDARTAATSAIAAGVPHQVYAPGQPLPPADVYLDAILGTGAARPLSGQLADLVSALEAVVAASGAWVIAADVPTGVNATTGEVAGPAVRAQQTIAMAAQKLGTAITPGCLYAGDVVVADVGIGIEPSAELAAFTTAADVRAALPHRGPQTHKGTYGRVGVLVGEMTGAAVLAGLGAARAGAGLVMLAGEERVQGAPLEFVQRLFRDDMASVFAQSQALVIGPGLGDGGGLPERTARNLLAHWEKPGVLDADGLRLLRQNGALQRLPEGQWVLTPHPKECAALLETSTEAVQARRLEAATRLARETGGVVILKGYRSIIAHPDGRVRVNATGNAALATAGTGDVLAGIVGGLLAQGADSFLAACAGAFLHGAAGELAGERLTLVSTLASDVVDAIPDAIGKAFHADLEEQ encoded by the coding sequence GTGGTTCTGGTAACGAGCGAGCAAATGCGAGAGTTTGACAAGCGAACAATTTCGACACTGCGTGTACCCGGGATTGTATTGATGGATCACGCCGGCAAAGCCCTTGCCGAAGCCGCGCTGGCCAAGCGGCCCCGCTGCGTGGTCGCACTGTGCGGTAAGGGCAACAACGGCGGGGATGGCTGGGTGGCTGCGCGCTGGCTGCGCCACCAGGGGGTCAACCAGGTGCAGGTGGTCAGCACGGTCGACGTCTCGGAACTGACCGGGGATGCGCGGACGGCAGCAACGTCGGCGATCGCGGCGGGGGTCCCCCACCAGGTCTACGCGCCCGGCCAGCCTCTGCCGCCTGCGGACGTGTACCTGGACGCCATTCTTGGCACGGGGGCGGCCAGACCGCTGTCCGGCCAGCTCGCTGACCTCGTGTCGGCGCTGGAGGCCGTCGTCGCGGCATCAGGCGCCTGGGTCATCGCGGCGGATGTGCCGACGGGTGTCAACGCCACGACCGGTGAAGTCGCCGGCCCAGCCGTCCGGGCGCAGCAAACGATTGCCATGGCGGCACAAAAGCTCGGCACCGCGATTACGCCGGGCTGCCTGTATGCCGGGGACGTTGTCGTGGCGGACGTAGGGATTGGCATTGAGCCCTCCGCCGAACTCGCCGCCTTCACGACGGCTGCGGATGTGCGGGCCGCACTGCCGCACCGCGGCCCGCAGACGCACAAGGGGACGTACGGCCGCGTGGGCGTGTTGGTCGGCGAAATGACCGGCGCGGCGGTCCTGGCGGGGCTCGGCGCAGCGCGCGCAGGTGCGGGCCTGGTGATGCTGGCGGGCGAAGAAAGGGTGCAAGGCGCGCCGCTGGAGTTCGTACAGCGTTTGTTTCGCGACGACATGGCTTCGGTGTTCGCACAGAGTCAGGCGCTCGTCATCGGCCCTGGACTCGGGGACGGCGGCGGGCTTCCCGAGCGGACCGCGCGAAACCTGCTGGCTCACTGGGAGAAACCGGGCGTCCTCGACGCGGATGGACTGCGGCTGCTGCGTCAGAACGGAGCACTGCAGCGCCTGCCGGAGGGCCAATGGGTACTGACGCCGCACCCGAAGGAGTGTGCCGCGCTCCTTGAGACGTCGACGGAAGCCGTCCAGGCCCGTCGTCTGGAAGCCGCGACACGGCTGGCGCGGGAGACGGGCGGGGTGGTGATTCTGAAGGGCTATCGCAGCATCATCGCCCACCCAGACGGCCGTGTGCGGGTCAACGCAACCGGCAACGCCGCACTCGCGACCGCAGGTACGGGGGATGTGCTGGCTGGCATTGTCGGCGGTTTGTTGGCGCAAGGCGCCGACTCCTTCCTCGCAGCCTGTGCTGGTGCCTTTTTGCACGGGGCGGCAGGGGAACTTGCGGGGGAACGTCTGACGCTGGTCAGCACGCTGGCGAGTGATGTCGTCGACGCGATCCCAGACGCGATTGGCAAGGCGTTCCACGCGGATTTGGAAGAGCAGTAA
- a CDS encoding RNA polymerase sigma factor, translating into MASLNESIEQLFELYADEIYRYARYAAPKSADAKDVVQEVFLRAIRSWDSFRQDANPRTWLFQIARNYIYDLLRKKRVEQTYLERHKPDLSKVSVSLETLVELEEAVAQLSHDKRQVFTLRGIQAMSVRETAEILGWTEAKVKTTLHRAIQDLRRSLDEPTGTKEGETDEFPGGDRSGLFRAERSKTERG; encoded by the coding sequence ATGGCTTCGCTCAATGAATCCATTGAACAGCTGTTCGAACTGTATGCAGATGAAATTTACCGCTACGCGCGCTACGCTGCGCCCAAGTCGGCAGATGCGAAAGATGTCGTGCAGGAGGTCTTTCTTCGCGCAATTCGTTCCTGGGACAGCTTCCGGCAAGACGCGAATCCACGAACCTGGCTGTTTCAGATTGCAAGAAACTACATTTACGATTTGCTCCGAAAGAAACGGGTGGAGCAAACGTACTTGGAGCGGCACAAGCCGGATTTAAGCAAAGTCTCCGTCTCGTTGGAAACGCTGGTTGAACTGGAGGAGGCCGTGGCGCAGCTTTCCCACGACAAGCGGCAGGTTTTCACACTGCGAGGTATTCAGGCGATGTCCGTGCGGGAGACGGCGGAAATTCTCGGATGGACGGAAGCCAAAGTGAAGACAACGCTGCATCGCGCCATCCAGGACTTGCGTCGTTCGCTTGACGAACCGACGGGTACGAAGGAGGGTGAGACAGATGAATTTCCAGGAGGAGACAGGTCGGGACTTTTCCGCGCTGAACGAAGTAAAACTGAGCGCGGATGA
- the map gene encoding type I methionyl aminopeptidase, producing MIVMKSRYEVDLMREAGKVVAACHAGLAEFIKPGISTRQIDEFVENFITSHGMEPAQKGYKGYPYASCTSVNDVICHGFPSDYVLKDGDIITVDMVALNKGLHADSAWSYAVGDVSPEAKRLLDVTKRALFVGIEQAVAGNQISDIGHAIQTYVEGEGFSVVRDFIGHGIGRQMHESPEVLHYGPPHKGPRIRKGMTFTIEPMVNVGSYETKVDDDGWTARTVDGSLSTQYEHTLYITDNGPEILTQL from the coding sequence TTGATCGTCATGAAAAGCCGCTACGAGGTAGACCTGATGCGGGAGGCTGGGAAGGTTGTCGCGGCCTGCCATGCAGGCCTGGCAGAGTTCATAAAGCCGGGTATTTCCACCCGTCAAATTGACGAGTTTGTGGAAAATTTCATCACCAGTCACGGCATGGAACCGGCGCAAAAGGGGTACAAGGGGTATCCATACGCGTCGTGTACGTCGGTGAATGACGTGATCTGCCATGGATTCCCCAGCGACTACGTCCTCAAGGACGGAGACATCATCACCGTCGATATGGTCGCGCTGAACAAAGGGCTTCACGCGGACTCGGCCTGGAGCTACGCCGTCGGCGATGTTTCGCCGGAAGCAAAGCGGCTGCTGGACGTGACGAAGCGCGCATTGTTTGTGGGCATTGAGCAAGCGGTCGCCGGCAATCAAATTTCCGACATCGGCCACGCGATTCAGACGTATGTCGAAGGTGAAGGGTTCTCGGTCGTGCGCGACTTCATTGGGCATGGCATCGGCCGGCAAATGCACGAAAGCCCGGAAGTGCTCCATTATGGCCCGCCGCACAAGGGACCTCGCATTCGCAAGGGGATGACTTTTACCATCGAGCCCATGGTGAACGTAGGGAGTTACGAAACCAAGGTGGACGATGACGGCTGGACTGCGCGTACGGTGGACGGCAGTCTCAGCACGCAGTACGAGCACACCTTGTACATCACCGACAACGGGCCGGAAATCCTGACACAGCTCTGA
- a CDS encoding LolA family protein: protein MRKIAGLVMAAGLVIAIVAGCGAPSKDAMVGKLKSESQTLSQENYTSTAMMTVQTDNNSQTYYVQTSYEGPDKYRIELGDSNKNINQIIVKNPNGMFIVSPSLQKVFRFNGDWAQNQGHIYLYDQILQQIVSSNFKLSQTGDTYSFEMPVTPANDVVTKEQVELDKNLQPKKVVLYDSDNQAVVLIDFKTFKKGVKFQDADFDPQKLAQSGTAKTTTVDEAFGYILPADTLNDKLAEAEPEAQDDYLLRYTGPYDFTLSEWRPNPGTDGIPSASLVDLYGVPALEMNAGSAKQLMWLDNGVEFALTSAHLTDAQLQQIAMSTLGQVGK, encoded by the coding sequence ATGCGTAAAATTGCAGGATTGGTCATGGCGGCTGGGCTCGTCATCGCGATCGTTGCCGGTTGCGGTGCACCCTCCAAAGACGCAATGGTTGGCAAGCTCAAGTCCGAGTCGCAGACACTCAGTCAGGAAAACTACACCAGCACTGCCATGATGACCGTTCAAACGGACAACAACTCGCAAACGTACTATGTTCAGACGTCCTACGAGGGGCCTGACAAGTATCGGATTGAGCTGGGGGACAGCAACAAGAATATCAACCAAATTATTGTGAAGAACCCCAATGGGATGTTCATTGTCAGTCCGTCGCTTCAGAAAGTCTTCCGGTTCAACGGGGACTGGGCGCAAAACCAGGGACATATTTACTTGTACGATCAAATCTTGCAGCAGATTGTTTCGAGCAACTTCAAGCTGTCTCAGACGGGGGACACCTACTCGTTTGAAATGCCGGTGACGCCGGCGAACGATGTGGTCACGAAAGAACAGGTGGAACTCGACAAAAACCTGCAGCCGAAAAAGGTGGTTCTGTACGACAGCGACAATCAGGCGGTTGTGCTGATTGACTTCAAGACCTTCAAGAAAGGGGTCAAGTTCCAGGATGCGGACTTTGACCCGCAGAAGCTGGCACAGAGCGGAACGGCCAAGACGACCACGGTCGACGAAGCGTTTGGGTACATCCTGCCGGCCGACACGCTCAACGACAAGTTGGCGGAAGCAGAGCCGGAGGCGCAGGACGACTACCTCTTGCGCTATACAGGCCCGTACGACTTCACGCTGTCGGAGTGGCGGCCGAATCCAGGTACGGACGGCATTCCGTCCGCAAGTCTGGTCGACTTGTACGGGGTTCCGGCACTGGAGATGAACGCTGGCAGCGCAAAGCAGTTGATGTGGCTGGACAACGGCGTGGAATTCGCGCTGACCTCCGCTCACCTGACCGATGCACAGCTCCAGCAAATTGCCATGTCGACCCTGGGGCAAGTCGGCAAATAG